CTTAATGTATCCGTCTATGAATTCCTCCGACGAATCTCACCTTATCATTACCATACAGAGCAAACCTGAGCACCAAACCCAAATCCGGGAGCTTTTGCTCGCTCAGGTGGACCCGATCCGTAGGGAAGCCGGCTGTCTGTACTACAACCTTTTTCAGCCAACTGAAGACTTGCATACCTTCATTATCCTAACGGGCTGGGCTACTAAGGAAGCCTTAGATGTACATCAGTCCCAACCGCAGGCCATCCGTGTAGTCGGGCAATTGACCCCACTGCTGGCCCGTCCTATTCAGAGCCTCTCCACACGGCGATTGAGCGAGAATCCGGTTTGATGCTTACCAATGGATCACTGGTGGAAACCTCATTAGTGATCTATTTCAGGCTTGATCGTTCTTAGAAGATTCTTAGACCGCCATCTGGGATAATAATGATTATTTGATTTTCGTAGTTTTACTGAATGATCGACTCTCCCATTTCACCCCTTGAGCTGAATACCACGGACCTGGCGTTAAAAGGCTTCAAGGTATATGCGGTAGACCATCTCTGTACCATGAAGCCTCAACTCAGTCGGCGTGACTTTTATAAGGTTACGCTGATGACTACGAAGTCGCGGCTTCACTATGCCCACGAAAGTCTGGAACTTGACGGTACCTACCTGTTTTTTACCAATCCGCACATTCCCTATACCATGGAAAGGCTCGCGGAAGATGATCAGGGTTACGCCTGTCTCTTTACCGAGGAATTTATCAAGTCGCTTGACCGCCTGGAGAGCCTACAACACTCGCCCTTTTTTAAAATCGGCAGTACCCCACTCTTTCCCCTTAATGAGGAGCAGGCCCGGTTTATGCGAAACATTTTTCAGAAGATGCTGGAGGAGCAGCAAGCCGACTATGCGTTTAAAGGTGAACTGATTCGCACCTATATCCAACTCGTGATTCACGAAGCCCTGCATTTAGAACCCGCGAAAACTTTCTTTCAGCCCAGAAACGCTTCCTCCCGCCTTGCCTCCCTGTTTTTAGAAGTGCTGGAACAGCTCTTTCCTCTGGAAAACCCGCAGCAGACCTTACCGCTAAAAACGGCTCAGGAGTTTGCGGATCGGCTGTCCGTACACGTAAACCACCTGAACCGGGCGGTGAAGGAAGTCACGGGCAAACCCACAAGTACGCACATCACCAACCGCATTACCGACGAAGCCAAAGCCCTGTTGCAACATACGAACTGGAGTGTGGCGGAAATCGCCTATAGTCTGGGCTTTGCTTACCCGACCTATTTCAACAACTTTTTCAAGAAACATACGGGTTATACGCCATTGGCTTTTCGGAAGGGGGCCAGCAAGGGCTGATCCGTACAGACAAGTTTTTTGAGCCGTAGAGGAAATAAAGGATCATGGAACCGTACCGACTTTTGTCATGTCAAATCAAAAACAAATACGATGACAACGATATCCCAAATCAAACTCGGTAAGGAAGGCCCCTTGGTTTCTAAACTCGGCTTAGGCTGTATGCGTATGTCGTCGGTATGGGGAAGCCCAACTCCTGACGAAACGGAAAGTCTGGCGACCATTCAACTGGCCTTGGACAGCGGTATTAACTTTCTCAACACCGGAGACTTCTATGGTAGCGGTCACAACGAAATCCTGGTAGGAAAAGCCATCAAAGGCCGACGCGATGAGGCTTTCATTAGTGTGAAATTCGGAGCGATTTTCTATAACGGCCAATGGATCGGACTGGATCTGCGTCCCATCGCCATCAAAAACTTTATCAACTATTCGTTAGTACGACTGGGGATTGATACCATCGATCTGTACCAGCCTTGCCGACTGGATGACAGCGTTCCGGTAGAAGACGTGATTGGAACCGTAGCCGACCTGATCAAAGAAGGCAAGGTTCGCCACTTGGGTGTTTCGGAAATTACGGCGGATCAGTTACGCAAAGCCCATAGCGTATATCCGGTAACGGCTCTGGAAATTGGCTACTCCCTGGCGGATCGTCAGATTGAAAGCGACCTGCTCCCGACGGCCAAGGAATTGGGCATTGGCGTAGTGGCCTTTGCCAATACGGCGGAAGGCTTACTTACCGGAACCATGAATGCTCCCCTTCCTGCCGACGATTACCACAACCACTTCTCGCGTTTTCAGGGAGAAAATCTGCTCAAGAATCTGGAAAAGGTTGAGGTGTTGAAACAACTAGCTCAGGATAAAGGCTGTACGCCCACGCAGCTAGCGATTGCCTGGGTCAATGCTCAGGGCGAATCTATTATGCCCCTGGTAAGTATGAGTCGACGGTCCCGGCTTCCCGAAAACCTCGCGGCGATGTCTATTGACTTTACCCCCGAGGAGATGCACACGCTCAACACCACGTTTGCACCGGGTGCGATTCTGGGCAGTACTTACCTGCAACGATAGATTCATTTTACTAGCTTTACTCCGTGAGGAATCCAACTGAATTATTTCCGGGACTGATTTTCTTCTCGTATTTATCCAAGCTGAAGAAGGAGAAAGTGGCCTTTCTTGAACACAACACCCTGGTATTTGTGGTTTCGGGTCATTTCGCCATGCAAACGGCTCATCAGCACATCGCGATGAATCGGGGTGAGGTACTGCTGATTCAAAAAAATCAGTTAGCAGAAATCACAAAAATGCCCTTGGAAGGCGAAGATTATCAGACCATTGTAATCAGACTACCGGAAGATGTTCTGCGAACTATCGCTCTGGAAGAGCAATGGGAAAGTAACCGAAAGTACGCAGGTCCGGCCAATCTCTTGATTCCGACAAACGATTTTCTGCGGGCTTTTTTTCAGTCCATTATTCCATACGTTCGTCATCCGGAAGAAAAAATAACGCACACGCTGGGTATGCTCAAAGTAAAGGAGGCAGTACACCTCCTCCTTTACACATTACCCGAACTCCGGGAGTTTTTGTTTGATTTTTCGGAACCTTACAAGATGGATCTGGAAAAATTCATGCTTACGAACTTTCACTACAACGTTCCCGTCGAAAAATTCGCCCGACTGACGGGACGGAGTCTAGCCGGGTTCAAACGTGATTTCCAGAAAACCTTCGGGATGGCTCCCCGGCATTGGTTACAGGAGCGAAGATTAACGGAAGCCCGGCACCTGATCGAATCCAAGCACAGGAAACCTTCGACTATCTACCTTGACTTAGGTTTTGAAAGCCTTTCGCATTTTTCTCACGCCTTTAAAAAGAAATTTGGCAAAGCTCCTACTGAATGGAGTGTATAGAAGAGCGACTACCTTAAAGGCACAAAAGTCTTTGTATCCGATTTCTTTTGTTTCATACCTACCGGTTTATGCGTATTGATAATGGACTATACCCGTAACTACTTAGAGCATTTTGCGGCTTATCTAGTTGTTGAAAAAGATGTTATCATATTGTGAAGTATACGGATGAAGCGTGCAGGCAGAGCAGCTAAGCTCTAATTTCGGGACAATTGCGGGAATGTATCCAGTCAGCGTAAAAAACGCGTGTATAGAATCCCGTCATCCCAAGAAACAATAGTTACTTCCTCCCTATGCTTCGTTTTACCTTCCTTTTCTGGCTCCTTGCTTTTTCGGTTCAGGGGCAAACCCGGCCCGTACAGGACATTATTCGTCAATTACACAATCCTAAGTCTGCGGAAGTATTGGTCGTAGCTCACCGGGGCGATTGGCGGTATGCCCCCGAAAACTCCGTACTTAGCCTCGAACACGCCATTCAAATGGGCGTTGATATTGTCGAAATTGATCTGAAGAAAACCAAAGACGGGGTACTGATTCTCTTACACGATGCTACGCTCAATCGTACCACTACCGGCCACGGCAAACCCAGTGAGTATACTTGGGCTGAACTCCAGCAGCTTACCCTTAAAAATGAGCATGGTGGACCGACCCGCCAAAAGATCATGACCTTCGAAGACTGCATGAAACGAGCCAAGGGTCGGGTCATGATCAATATTGATAAAGGCTACGAGTACTTTAAAGAAGCCTACCAAATTCTGGAGGCAACGGGTACGATTGATCACGCCATTATTAAAGCCGGGAAAACCTACGAAGAGGTAAAAGCCGAAAACGGAGATCTACTGGGTGGAAAGCTAGCGTTTATGCCGATTGTGAACCTGGCAAAGCCCGAGGCTCAGTCGGTGATTGAATCCTACGAAAAGCATCTAAAACCCGTTGCGTATGAACTTAACTTCGCAACCGATAGTGTTCTGCTTCATTCGAATTATCAGTCTATTCCTAAAAGCGGCTCCAAAATCTGGCTCAATAGCCTTTGGGCTAGTTTAAATGGTGGGCACGATGACGAGAAAAGTATCGAAGAAAACGATCCTGAAGCGGGTTGGGGCTGGTTGATTGCCCACGGAGCTACCCTCATTCAAACCGACCGACCCCAGGAATTGCTGGCTTACCTTCGAAAAAAAGGATTACACCCTTAAACTCTTTATCCTACATTAGACCTAATGCTTCATTGCTACTGGTAATAAACGCATTCAACACCTCTTGCTAAACGCTAATTTTTACCCTAAATGGGTTACTCTTTTAAGTTAAAAGCAAAAACAGAGGAGAACGTACTAGAGGAAGCCTAGGACTTTTAGAACAATATCAATCCGTTCCTTAGAATAAAAATATCAACTGATAAAAGGTGATTTCAATCAGTTAAAACTCCCGCTTAGCTCAGCCCATGTTTCTAAGGAAACCGCGTACTTTGAGCCGTCAAACCAAGCTGCGATGCCATGAAAACAATTCTGGTTCCGACGGATCTAAGTCCTATTTCATTACAGGCTTTAGAAAGGGCCGCTGAGCTGACTCGGACGTACTCAGCCCGAATTCTGCTGCTTCATACCGTAATAGATGAAGACCTGACGTATTTATCTTCCGCAGACTCGACGTTAGAATTCTCCGAGGACTTATTACCAGCGTTCGAAAAAGCCCGTCACCGCGACGAAGCTCAGCTAAAAGCCTTACTGAGCGACCCTTTGTATCAGGGGATCGAAATTCAGATTGAGGTGGGTAAAACGCTAAAGGGCTTCCTCGACTGCCTGTCGGATTATAACCCTGACCTGATTATCATGGCCTCGGAAGGGGCGTCGGGCCTCAAAGCTTGGACGGAGGGTTCACACGCAGGAGCGGTTATGCGGCAAGCCTGTTGTCCCGTATTAATCTTAAAAGAACCCATCAAACCGTTTCATCCCGAGCGAATCGTAACGGCCATTGATGTGGACAACCGAATACCCACTACCCTACCCAAACCTTTTTTTATGGGTACCCGCGAATGGGACGATTACCTGTTTGTGATGAAGCCCTTTGATACCCGTTCAGAGGAAGAAATCAAGCAGTTGATGACCGCTTGGGACGAAAACCAGCCGCTGGATACTTCCCGTTTACACATTATCCGCCATTCCTCCAGTGCTACCGGTATTCTGGAATACGCTGCGAAAGTCTCCGCCGATTT
This region of Siphonobacter curvatus genomic DNA includes:
- a CDS encoding helix-turn-helix domain-containing protein; its protein translation is MRNPTELFPGLIFFSYLSKLKKEKVAFLEHNTLVFVVSGHFAMQTAHQHIAMNRGEVLLIQKNQLAEITKMPLEGEDYQTIVIRLPEDVLRTIALEEQWESNRKYAGPANLLIPTNDFLRAFFQSIIPYVRHPEEKITHTLGMLKVKEAVHLLLYTLPELREFLFDFSEPYKMDLEKFMLTNFHYNVPVEKFARLTGRSLAGFKRDFQKTFGMAPRHWLQERRLTEARHLIESKHRKPSTIYLDLGFESLSHFSHAFKKKFGKAPTEWSV
- a CDS encoding aldo/keto reductase translates to MTTISQIKLGKEGPLVSKLGLGCMRMSSVWGSPTPDETESLATIQLALDSGINFLNTGDFYGSGHNEILVGKAIKGRRDEAFISVKFGAIFYNGQWIGLDLRPIAIKNFINYSLVRLGIDTIDLYQPCRLDDSVPVEDVIGTVADLIKEGKVRHLGVSEITADQLRKAHSVYPVTALEIGYSLADRQIESDLLPTAKELGIGVVAFANTAEGLLTGTMNAPLPADDYHNHFSRFQGENLLKNLEKVEVLKQLAQDKGCTPTQLAIAWVNAQGESIMPLVSMSRRSRLPENLAAMSIDFTPEEMHTLNTTFAPGAILGSTYLQR
- a CDS encoding glycerophosphodiester phosphodiesterase family protein, with protein sequence MLRFTFLFWLLAFSVQGQTRPVQDIIRQLHNPKSAEVLVVAHRGDWRYAPENSVLSLEHAIQMGVDIVEIDLKKTKDGVLILLHDATLNRTTTGHGKPSEYTWAELQQLTLKNEHGGPTRQKIMTFEDCMKRAKGRVMINIDKGYEYFKEAYQILEATGTIDHAIIKAGKTYEEVKAENGDLLGGKLAFMPIVNLAKPEAQSVIESYEKHLKPVAYELNFATDSVLLHSNYQSIPKSGSKIWLNSLWASLNGGHDDEKSIEENDPEAGWGWLIAHGATLIQTDRPQELLAYLRKKGLHP
- a CDS encoding universal stress protein, whose protein sequence is MKTILVPTDLSPISLQALERAAELTRTYSARILLLHTVIDEDLTYLSSADSTLEFSEDLLPAFEKARHRDEAQLKALLSDPLYQGIEIQIEVGKTLKGFLDCLSDYNPDLIIMASEGASGLKAWTEGSHAGAVMRQACCPVLILKEPIKPFHPERIVTAIDVDNRIPTTLPKPFFMGTREWDDYLFVMKPFDTRSEEEIKQLMTAWDENQPLDTSRLHIIRHSSSATGILEYAAKVSADLVVLFTHARKGIQHFLYGSVAESVLNRAELPVLIIHLS
- a CDS encoding putative quinol monooxygenase; this encodes MNSSDESHLIITIQSKPEHQTQIRELLLAQVDPIRREAGCLYYNLFQPTEDLHTFIILTGWATKEALDVHQSQPQAIRVVGQLTPLLARPIQSLSTRRLSENPV
- a CDS encoding helix-turn-helix domain-containing protein, which gives rise to MIDSPISPLELNTTDLALKGFKVYAVDHLCTMKPQLSRRDFYKVTLMTTKSRLHYAHESLELDGTYLFFTNPHIPYTMERLAEDDQGYACLFTEEFIKSLDRLESLQHSPFFKIGSTPLFPLNEEQARFMRNIFQKMLEEQQADYAFKGELIRTYIQLVIHEALHLEPAKTFFQPRNASSRLASLFLEVLEQLFPLENPQQTLPLKTAQEFADRLSVHVNHLNRAVKEVTGKPTSTHITNRITDEAKALLQHTNWSVAEIAYSLGFAYPTYFNNFFKKHTGYTPLAFRKGASKG